CGGAAACCGAAGGCATCGAAACCGTCGGCTTCAACAAGGGCGGCACCATCGATCTGGGCGGCGTGGCGGTGAGCATGGTGCCAGCCTCGCACAGTTCGACCTTCTCGACGCCCGAGGGGCTGCGCACCGGCGGGTCCGAGGTGGGCTACATGCTGCGTGCCGAGGGGCGCACGGTCTATGCGTCGGGGGATACCGACATCATGGCGGACATGGCATGGATGGGCGAATATTACGCGCCGGACGTGGGTATCCTGTCGGCGGGCGGCCATTTCACCATGGACATGAAGGCCGCGGCCTGGGCGGCGAAGAAGTATTTCAACTTCTCGACCGTGATCCCCGGTCACTACCGAACCTTCCCGATCCTCGAACAATCGGCGCAGGTGCTGGCGGACGGCCTGCCGGGGGTCGATGTGATCGAACCGCAGGTGCTCGAGGCGATCCGGCTCTAGAATTGCTGTTGACTCGGGCCAACGCACGGGTAAAAGGCGGGCTTCAGTGATTTCACGGGTGGCGTATGCCGCCCGCGCGACGGAGAAGACGAATGGCGAAGCCGACCACCATCAAGATCCGCCTGAATTCGACCGCGGGCACCGGCCACTTCTATGTGACCAAGAAAAACGCGCGCACCATGACCGAAAAGATGGTCGTGCGGAAATACGATCCCGTTGTCCGCAAGCATGTCGAATACAAGGAAGGCAAGATCAAGTGATCTGGGCCCCGGATCCCAGAGATCAGAAGGCCGCGCCCAGCGCGGCCTTTTTCTTTGCCGATCGCGCTTCGGCTACCCGACCGGCAACCCTCCGGCATCACGCCGCCGCTGCATGAGCGGACGCGCCGGCGGGCCGGGGCCGTGTCCATGACATCAAGGCCTGATTTGGGGTCGGTGTCGTCGGGGCGCGTCGGTGCGCGTCGATCACCGGTTGAGACGGGGCGGCGCGATACCTAGGTAGACCCTGCCGCAGCGGGAGTATGTGCCATGAACCTGTCCATCGGGGAGTTGTCCCGGCGATCCGAGATCAAGGTGCCGACGATCCGGTATTACGAAAAGATCGGGCTGATCCCCGAAGTGCCGCGCAATGCGGGCAACCAGCGCCGATACGGAGCCGTCGATCTGGACCGCCTGAAATTCATCCGCCATGCCCGCGATCTGGGCTTCGATCTCGACAGCATTCGCGACCTGCTGGAGATGTCGGAGCGGCCACTGCAATCCTGTCACGCCGCCGACAGTATCGCCCGGACCCATCTCGAGGCGATCCGGGCCAGGATCCACCAGCTGACGCTGTTGCAGCACGAGCTGGAACGCATGGTCTCCGAATGCCGGCAGGGTCGCGTCTGCGATTGCCGGGTGATCGAGGTGCTGGCCAATCACGCGGAATGCACGACCGATCATGGCCGTGTGGCCCCGGCCCGGCCCGGTGACGGCCCCGCCGGCTGATCGCGCGGCGGGGCAGCGTGGTTCAGTCGCCGCGCCGGCCCAGGAAACCGAGAAGCCGCATCGCGTTCAGGGTCACCAGCACCGTCGCGCCGGTATCGGCCAGCACCGCCATCCACAGGCCCGACAGGCCGGTCACCGTGGTGACGAGGAACACCGCCTTCAGACCCAGCGCGATGACCACGTTCTGGCGCACGTTTCTCATCGTAGCGCGGGACAGGCCGATCATGCGGGCGACATCGCCGATCACGTTGCGCATCAGCGCGGCATCGGCGGCCTCCATCGCGACATCGGTCCCGGAGCCGATGGCAACGCCGACGGTGGCCTCGGCCAGGGCAGGGGCGTCGTTCACGCCATCGCCGACCATGATGACCGTTTCCGCGCGGGCCAGTTCGCGGACGCGCCCCGCCTTTTCCTCGGGCAGCATTTCCGCGACCGCTTCGATGCCCAGGTCACCGGCTATGGCGCTGGCGGTGCGGGCATTGTCACCGGTCATCATCAGCGCCGAGACACCGGCGGCCTTGAGATCGGCGAGACCCGCGCGGGCATCCTGGCGGGGCTCGTCGCGCAGGGCGATCAGGCCCGCAACCGCGCCGTCGGCGACAACGACCGCAACTGTCTTGCCCTCACGCTCGAGCGCCCCGATCCGGCCTGACAGGTCGTCCGCCAGCGGCGCGTGATCGGCGGCAAAGCGCGGCGCGCCGATGAACACGGCACGCCCCGCGACCCGCCCCGCCATGCCCTTGCCGGGCACGATATGCACGCTGTCACCGGCAGGGGCGGCGATCCCGCGCGTCTCGGCGGCGGCGGTGATCGCATTGGCCAGAGGGTGCGAGGATTCGCGTTCGATAGCGGTCGCGAGCGCCAGCAGCGCGGCGTCGTCCCCGTCCACGGCGACGATGTCGGTCACGACCGGTCGGCCTTCGGTCAGCGTGCCGGTCTTGTCGAACACCACCCGGCCGGTCCGGGCGATGTTCTCGACCACCGCGCCGCCCTTGATCAGGATGCCGTGCCGCGCACCCGCCGACAGGCTGGAGGCAATGGCCGCAGGCACCGAGATCACCAGCGCACAGGGGCAGCCGATCAGCAGCAGAGCCAGCCCGCGATAGATCCATGTCTCCCATGTGCCGAGGCCGGTCAGCGGTGGCACGATCACCACGGCGAGCGCGATCAGCAGGACGACCGGCATGTAGATCCGGGAAAACCGCTCGATGAACCGTTCGGTGGGCGCGCGGGCATCCTGCGCGTTCTCGACCAGGGCGATGATGCGGGCGATGGTGTTGTCTTCGGGGGCGCGGCTGACGCGTATGCGTAGCGTGGCGTCATGGTTGACCGTTCCCGCGAACACGGCGTCGCCCGCGGATTTCGTCACCGGCACGCTTTCGCCGGTCACTGGGGATTCATCGACGCTGGAGATCCCGTCGACGATCTCGCCATCCGCCGCGATCCGGTCGCCGGGACGCGCGACGACGACCTGGCCGATCCGCAGGCTGTCGGCCGGGATCTGCCGGATCGTCCCGTCATCGTCGACGCGCGCATCGCGCGGCAGCAGCCGGCCCAGCGCCTTGATGCCCGACCGCGCCTTTTCGGCTGCCAGACCCTCGAGCAGTTCACCGATCATGAACAGGACGACGACCGCCAGCGCCTCGAGCTGTTCGCCGATCAGGATGGCGCCGATCGCGGCGATGGTCATCAGCATCTGGATGGTGAAAACCGCGCCGAGCCGGGCCGCGGCAAGGGCGCGCCGGGCAATCGGGAAGATCGCGAACAGGGCGATGGCGGTAAAGACATGGGCCTCGAACGCCGGTGCGATCCTCGTCAGCGCAAGACCGGCGGCACATAGGGCGAGGCTGGCCAGCAGGTGCAGGCCGCGCGGCTTGCGCCACCACGGATTGTCTTGCGCGCCGGGTGTCCGGGCGCCCGGCGTTTCATCGGAAACATGCGTCGCGGTAAAGCCGAGCTGGCCGACGATCCGTTCGATCTCGTCAATGGGGGTGCGGTCCTGATCCAGATCCATGGTCAGAATCTCGCGGGCAATGGACACGTCCGGATTGGCCACGCCGGGCAGCGGTGCCAGTGCCGAGGTGATGGTGGACGCGCAGCTCGCGCAATCCATGCCGTCGATGCGGAACATCTGGGTGTGCTGGCCCGGTTCGGCGATGCGGCGCCGGGGCCGTTCCGCGTGATCGGGCCCGCGCGGCCCCGGATCATTGGCGGCATCCGGCAGGCGCGTCGCGGTATAGCCAAGGGTTTTCAATGTGTTCTCGATGGTTCTTTGTCCGGCCAAGTCGTCACTGGCGGTCAGTGTCATGCGTTCGCGCGCGACCGAAACCTCGACATCGCCCACGCCGGTCATGCCCGAAAGAGCGGTCTTGATCGTGGCCGCGCAGCTTGCGCAATCCATGCCTTCGACCCGAAAGGTCAGGTTGGCGGGGTGTTTGGCGGTTTGGGACATTCTGGCACCAATGGTTTCCTGATTCGAATGCAGGCTACGCCCTCTAGCGACTATAGCTTCAAGAGAAATGTTCGACATCGCATCGGAAGCTCGCATCATCGGCGCGTAGCAGACCGGTTCCAAGCCACCATCTGGCCGCCGGTCTTGCCGACAGGTTCCGGCACGCCCTATCCTGTGATCGAATGATGACCGTTTGGTGCATGAAATCAGTGGTGAAATCGCGGAAAAAAGCGTCCAGCCTGCGGGCCTCGACGATGCCCGGCCTGCTGCCGCGCCCGGTCCTGCAAGGATGATCCCGGCATGATTCAGCCGCTACGCAACATCACCTTCCGCTGGCTCTTTGCAGCGCAGGTTCTGTCGCTGCTGGGTGTCGGGCTGATGACGGCGGCGCTTTCGCTAGGCGCCTGGCGGATCGGCGGGGCCGAAACGGCGGGACCGATGCTGGGGCTGATCTTTGCGCTCAAGATGATCGCCTATGTGGGGCTCGCGCCGCTGGCCGAGGCCGCGCTGGCGCGGGTGCCGCGGCGCCGGGCGCTGATCGGGCTCGATCTGGCCCGGCTGCTGCTGCTGCTGCCGATGGCCCTTGTCGAGGGTTGGGGGGTGATCGCGGCGCTGACCTTCGTTTTCTTTGCCGCCTCGGCCGCGTTCACGCCGATGTTTCAGGCCCTGATCCCGGCGATACTGCCGGAGAAATCCGACTATGCGCAGGCGCTGGCGCTGTCGCGGCTGGCCTATACGCTGGAAACGCTGCTGTCGCCGGTTCTGGTCGGTGTGGCGCTGGTGCTGATTTCCTCGCAATTCCTGTTCACGCTGGCGGCGCTCTGTTTCATCGGCTCGGTGGCCGCGCTGGTCCGGGCGCGCATCGCCGATCAGGTGCAGACCGGATCGCGTGGCCGGTTCTGGGCGCGCGCCACGCGCGGTCTGCATATCTACGCCCGGACGCCGCGCCTGCGCGGGCTGTTCCTGATGAATGCGGGCCTGTCGCTGGCGATGGCCTGGATCCTGGTCAACAGCGTTGTCTATGCCGGTGCCCGGCTTGGCGATGCCGAGGCCTATTTCCCATGGCTGATGGGCGGGCTGGGCGTCGGGTCCGCGCTGATGGCCCCGCTGGTGCCGCTGTTGCTGCGGCGGTTCAGTGAACGCAGCCTCATCGCGGCCGGCGGGCTGGGGTTCGCGCTGCTGACGCCGGTGATCCTGCTGGCGCCGCCCGTGGGCGGGCTGGTGCTGCTCTGGGCCGGGTTCGGCGCCGCCTCGACGCTGGTGCTGACGCCCGGCGGGCTGGTCCTGACACGATCGGCGGCCGAGGCCGACCGGCCGGCGGTGTTCGCGGCGCAGTTTTCACTATCCCATGCCGGCTGGCTGCTGGCCTATCCGCTGGCCGGGTGGCTGGGCGCCGCGCTGGATCCGGCCATCGCCCTGGTGGTGCTGGGCGCGGGCTGCGCGGTCGTGGTGATCGCCGGGCTGCGGGCCTGGCCCGCCGACGACCCGGCCGAGCGCGTGCACGCCCATCCGGACCTGCCGTCCGATCACCCGCATCTGGCGGGGGATCTGGCGGGGGATCATGCCCCGACCGGCGGGTCCGTGCATAAACATGAGTTTCATGTTGACGAATTGCATCCGTCTTGGGACATGGAACCCCTCGACGCAGATGGAACATCGCGAAGGAAAGCCTGAGATGCCAGACGAGACGTCCGCCATGCCGATCGACGGGGCCGGCCTGCCCGCGCTGGAGGCCCGCCTTCGCGAGGATCTGGACTATCTGTGCTGGCCGGGAAAGCCCTGGGTTCCCGAACGCCGCAAGGGTGACGAGCCGGTCGCGGATGTGGTGATCGTCGGCGGCGGCATGTGCGGTCTGGTGACGTGGCTGGCGCTGCGGACCGCCGGGATCGAGCGCATCCGCGTGATCGACCGCAGCCCCGAGGGCCGGGAAGGGCCGTGGGTGACCTATGCCCGGATGCGCACGCTGCGGTCTCCGAAACAGCTGACCGGGCCGGCATATGGCCATGGCGCGCTGACCTTTCAGGCGTGGTTCCGGGCACAGTTCGGCACCGCGGCATGGGAGGAACTGGACAAGATCCCGCGGCCGATGTGGATGGATTACCTGCGCTGGTATCGCAAGGCCCTGGGCGTGCCGGTTGAAAACGGCGTATCGCTCGACCGGGTCGACCCCGAGGGCGACCTGCTGCGGCTGCACCTGAGCGGCGCGCCCGAGGCCTCGGTCCTGACCCGCAAGCTGATCATGGCGACCGGGCGCGACGGCACCGGCGTGCCGAACATTCCCGGCTTCATGGACGGGGTGTCGCGGCGGTTCTGGGCGCACAGCTCCGATGACATCGATTTCGACGCGCTGAGGGGGCGGCGGGTCGCGGTGGTGGGCGTGGGCGCATCGGCCGTGGACAACGCCGCCGAGGCGCTGGAGCGTGGCGCCGCCGAGGTGCGCCACCTGATCCGCCGGGCGGAAATGCCGACGATCAACAAGATGATGGGGATCGGCAGTTTCGGTTTCGTCGCCGGCTATTGCGATCTCTCCGACGAATGGCGCTGGCGGTTCATGAACTATTCCTTCGTGACCCAGACCCCGTCGCCGCGCGGCTCGACGCTGCGGGTCTCGCAACATGACAATGCCCATTTCCATTTCGACTGCCCGGTGACGCGGGTCGAGGAGAGCGGCGACGGCCTGCGGCTGTCACTGGGCAAGGACAAGGTGCTGGACACCGATTTCCTGATCCTCGGCACCGGCTTTGCCACCGATCCGATGGCGCGGACCGAGTTCGGCGCGGCGGCCGGCGATATCGCGCTGTGGCAGGATGTCTATGCCCCGCCCGAGGGCGAAGAAAACCGCGAACTGGCCCTGTTTCCCTATCTCAACGGCGATTTCAGTTTCCGCGAGAAGGTGCCCGGAACCGCCCCCTGGCTGGAAAACGTCTATTGCTTCAATTTCGGGGCGACGGCGAGTTTGGGAAAGGTGTCGGGCGATATTCCCGGCGTGTCCGATGGGGCGCAATGGCTGGCGACCGCGCTGTCGGCCAAGCTCTACGAGGAAGATATCGCGGCCCACTGGCAGGGGCTGCAGGACTATGCAACGCCTGAATTGCTGGGCGACGAATGGACCGCGTCGGCGGTGCCCGAACCGGTGGCGGCAGCCGCTGGCAAGGGGGCGGTCGCATGAGCCGGGACGGGATCGCGAGGACTACGCTGACCGAGATGTCCTGTGTCGCGCCCGGTGATCGTCTGGCGGCGGTGATGGCGGGCCGCGCCAACGTGATCGAGATGACCCGCGCCGCTGAGGACGCGGTGTTGTGCCCGCGGGAAACCGGCGGCTGGTCGCATGACCTGCGCGCGGCGCTGGCCGCCCGGATCGCGCGGCAGAACGGGTTGAGCGATCTCGGGACGCGGTATTCGGCGATGATCGGCGATGCCGCCATTGCCGATCTGGCCGACCCCGGCAAGGACGGTGCCGCGCAGGGGTTGGGGGCGGTCTGCGCCTTCATGGACGGTGTTTCGGTCTGTCCGCGCGACGTGACCGCCGCCGATCTGGCGGGGTTGCAGGCGGCAGGCATATCGGATGCCGATATCGTCCGGCTCTGCGAAATCAGCGCCTTCATGGCCTACCAGGCCCGGGTCATCGCCGGGCTGAAGCTGATGCAGGAGACGGTGGCATGAGCGATGTGATCGGCAAGTTCACCCGCAACGTGCCCGACTGGCGGCCTCGGGTTGCGCCGGTCAGGCTGGACGAGGCGACCCCGGCGCAGCTCGACGCGTTGCAGGTCACGCCGTCGAACACGAAAGTGTCGGACTATGTCCTGACGCTGGCCCATGATGTCGAAACGCTGAAGGTGCGGTCGCCGCTCTTCAACGCGATCATGTATGACAGCGGCGGCATGAGCCGCGCCGAGCGCGAACTGAGCGCGCTGGCGGCCTCGATGGTCAACCGCTGCATCTATTGCGCCGCCGTCCATGCCGCGCGCCACGCGCAGCTGGCAAAGGACACCACCGTCACCGACGAACTGTTCGCCAAGGGGGAGGACGCCGACCTGTCGCCGCGCGACCGGGCGATTTTCGATCTCGCCTTTGCGCTGGCGAAAACCCCGTCCGAGGCAACACCGGAGCAGATGCAGGCGCTGCGCGACGCGGGGCTGGACGATGCCGAGATCTTCGATCTGATCCTGTCCTCGGCGCTGTTCGGCTGGGCCAACCGGCTGATGCATATCCTCGGCGATCCGGTCAGAAAGGGGTCGGCATGACCATGGGCACCGATACCGGCGCGCCGATCCGCGTGGGCATCGCCGGGGCCGGGTCGGTCGCCTTTGGCAGTGCGGCGCTGCTGAAACAGAACGGCCACGACCCGATGCTGTGGTCGCCTTCGGGCGCGGGCACCGCCGGGTTGGGCGAGGGGCGCGTGCTGACCGCCGACGGTGCCGTCGGGATCGCCTTTGCGCCGGCGGTGGCGGCATCGGCCCGGGCGCTGGCCGAAGACAATGACGTGATCCTGATCGCGGTGCCGGGCTACGGGCACAGGGCGGTGATGGATGCGCTGGTGCCGCATCTGCGGGCGGGCCAGCCGGTGATCATGTCCTCCCATGCCTCGTTCGGGGCGCTCTACCTGGCCGAACGGCTTGCCGCGCGGGGGATCGTCGCACCGATCACCGCATGGGGCACCACCGCCGTGACCGGCCGGCGCACCGGCCCGGACCGGGTGCAGGTCAACACGGTGCGCGCGCAGGTCGATCTGTGCACCTTGCCCGAGGCGGACACCGCGGCCGGGCTGGCGCTGTGCACGGCCCTGTTCGGCGACCGGTTCGTGATGCGCGACGGGCTGCTGGCGATCACGTTGTCCAACCTGAACCCGCAGAACCACATGGGTATCGCGCTGGCGAACATGACCCGGATGGAACATGGCGAAACCTGGGGGCAGGGGGCGAACGTGACCCCCAATGTCGGGCGGCTGCTCGAGGCGCTGGACGCCGAGCGGCTGGCCATCGCCGCCGAACTGGGCCTGACGGTCCGCACCATATTCGAACATTTTCACCTGTCGTTCCATGTTCCGGTGGCCTCGATCAGCGACATGAACCGGCAGATACACCGCGAGGGGCGCGGCGGCACCGGCCCGGCAAGCGCCGACAGCCGCTATGTGACCGAAGACGTGCCCTTCGGGTTGGCCGTGACCGCGGCGCTCGGCCGGCTGGTCGGCCGGCCGGCGCTGCTGCACGAGGCTGGCGTGCAGATCTTTTCGGCCATGTACGGGCGCGACTTCGCCGCCGAAAACGACCTGCTGCCCGCGATCGGGCTCGACCGCATGAGCCTAGAAGACCTGCGTGATGCGCTGCGCGCGGGACGGCTGCCGTCCCTGCCGGATGCGGGCGCGGAGAACCGGACCGCCGCGACGAACGCGGTGCAATGATAACCAGAACCCAACGGGAGATACCGAAATGACCAAGCTCATCTACAATCGCCGCAAGTTCCTGGGAACCGCGGCCATGACCGGGGCGGCGCTGGCATCGCCCGCCTATCTGCGCCGCGCCCACGCCGCGGGCGGCGAGGTGAACATCTGGACCTACAACAATTTCGTGCCCGAGGATTTCAAGAAACAGTTCGAGGACGAAACCGGGATCAAGGTCAACATCCGCCTGGTCGACGACCAGGGCAAGCAGTTCAACCTGCTGGTGGCCGAGGCCACGAACCCGACCGTCGATATCGTCACCGTCGCGGGGCACCGGTTCCTGCAATTCATCGACAGCGAATTGCTGGCGCCGCTGGATACCGGGCGGCTGGCCAACTGGGGCAACATCAACCCGGTCTTCTCGGAAAGCGACTGGTCCACGATCAAGGACAGCAAATGGGGCGCGCCGATCCTGTCGGGCATGGAGGTGCTGGCCTACAACACCGACCTGGTGTCGCCGGACGAGGCACGGACCTGGGACACCCTGTTCTCGGACAAATATGCTGGTCAGACCGCCTATGTGCTGCAGGACATGCTGTCGATCGTGATGCTCAAGATGGGGTATGACGGCAACATGGTCGCCTATCTCGACAACCCCGACGAAGCCGCCCGCATCGTGGGCGAGGCCCGCGATTTCCTGATCTCGAACAAATCCAAGGTGCGCAAGTATTATGACGGCGGCGCCGAGGTGCAGCAGATGTTCGTGAACCAGGACATCGCGCTGGCCTGCGCCTGGAACGGCCCGATCGCGGCGCTGATGAGCGATGGCTTCCCGGTCGGCATGTCGATCCCGCAGGAAGGCAGCTATGGCTTTGTCTATACCTACAACATCGTCAACAACGCTCCCAATGCGGACAATGCCTATACGTTCCTGGACGCGATCCTGGGCTCGGGTGAGATCGGAGCCGAGATGTCGCGCGCGTCGGGCTTCATCTCGACCTACAAGGACGCGGCGCAGCATCTCACCGATGCCGAGCGCGCCGCCACCAGCTTCCCCGAGGAAGAGCTTGCGAACATGCAGTTCTTCCGCGCCGAGGCCAACGAGATGAAATACAAGCTCGTCGATCCGGCGGTCGAGGAAATCAAGGCGGCCTGACCGGCCGGCGCCAGCGGGCTGTCCCGGTTCCGGTCGGGGCCGGGGCGGCCCGCCGTTGTGGAGAATTCTGGATGTCTGGCACCATGGGGACAGGGACCGGCAAGGTCGCGGCGGCCACCGTCGCGGATGGCGGGCGCCGCAGCTTCTGGGGCGCGGTGACCGCGTCGCCGGCCTATGATACGATGGTCGATGTGCTGATCGCGTCCCCGCGCCGCCAGTTCGTCATGCTGCTGATGCTGCCGCTGGTCTGGGTGCTGCTGCTGCATCTGGGGCCGATGCTGCAAATGCTCTATGTCAGCGTGCTCGACGCCTATCCGGCGACGGCGGGGCGCGAACCGCACCTGACGCTGGACAATTACGGCCGCTTCTTTCGCGAAGCGATTTTCGTGATGCCGTTCATGCGAACGCTGGTGTTCTCGGCGGTGCTGACCCTGGTGACCCTGGTGCTGACCTATCCGGTCGCCTATTTCCTGGCCCGCCATGTGAAACGGGACAACCAGCTGGTGTTCCTGCTGCTACTGCTGATCCCGTTCTGGGTCGGCGAGATCGTGCGCACCTTTGCGATCATGATCCTGCTGGGCAACAACGGCGCGATCAACCTGGTGCTGAAGACGCTGGGGCTGATCGATCGCCCGGTGCCGTTCATGTATACCGGGTTCTCGGTGTCGGTCGGGATCATCTACCTGACCGCGCTCTACATGCTGTTGCCGCTCTATTCGGCGCTGGAAAAACTGCCGGCCAGCTATACCGAGGCGGCGGCGGATCTGGGCGCGGGCGCCTGGACGCGGTTCCGGCGGGTCACCCTGCCGCTGACGCTGGAAGGCATCACCTCGGGCTGCACGCTGGTGTTCCTGATCTCGACCGGGGTCTACGCGGTGCCGGTGCTGCTGGGCGGGCCCAGCTCGACCGTGTTCGCGGAAACCATCGCCGGGTTCTTTCACGCGGCGGGCGATGAATGGCCGACCGGCGCGGCCTTTGCCTGCCTGATGTTCGTCGCGGCGCTGGCGATTACCGCGGTGTTCAACCGGGTGATGGGACATCTGCAGAAATGGGGGCGAAAATGAGCCGCAGCAGCCGCCTGATCCTGTCGCTCATCTACTGGGCGTTCGTCGTCTATGTCTTCGTGCCGCTGATCCTCATGGTGATGATGGGGTTCAAGGATTCGAAGTTCATCGGCTTTCCGATCAAGTCCTGGACGCTGGACTGGTATCTGTCGGTGTTCAGGGATGCCGAGACCATCAACGCGTTCTTCTATTCGCTGGCCATCGCCTTCGGGTCGACCGCGATCTCGCTCTTCGTGGGCACCTGGATCGCGGTGCTGCTGGTGGGGCGCAGCTTTCCGGGGCGGGGGCTGATCTTCGGGCTGGCAATCCTGCCGGCGCTGATCCCGGGCATCATCTCGGCGATCGCGTTCCGTATCTATGCGCAGCTCTGGGGCGTCGAGCCGGGCATGGGCGCCATCATCTGGGCCCATGCCGTGCATAACGTGCCGTTCGTGATGCTGGTGGTGTCGGCCCGGCTCGGCACCCTGCCGCAGAGCCATATCGACGCCGCGCGCGACCTCGGCGCGGACCCGGTCGTCGCCTTCTTCCGCGTGACCATCCCCTATCTGCGGCCGGCCATGATCGGGGCAGGGGTATTCTGCCTGCTGATCAGCTTCGACGATTTCGTCCGGTCGTTCTTTCTCGGCGGGTATGAACCGACGCTGCCGGTGCTGATCTTTGCCAAGCTGCGGTCGGGCATGTCGCCCGAGATCAACGCGATCTCGAGCGTGGTGCTGCTGATCACCGCCGTGCTGGGCATATGGGCCGAACGGTCGATGCGCAGGTTGAACAAGGGCTCATGACAATGAAGGACATGACGCAGATGAGCGACGCAATGACCGACGAGATCGTGAAGATCGACGGCGTGTCCAAACGGTTC
This is a stretch of genomic DNA from Pukyongiella litopenaei. It encodes these proteins:
- a CDS encoding metal-dependent hydrolase — encoded protein: MNIVWLGHGSFRIETAGQVLLIDPWLTGNPLLPEDRHAEAVEGATHILLTHAHFDHVIDVLPLARKLGVPVAGQYDLMGLWSETEGIETVGFNKGGTIDLGGVAVSMVPASHSSTFSTPEGLRTGGSEVGYMLRAEGRTVYASGDTDIMADMAWMGEYYAPDVGILSAGGHFTMDMKAAAWAAKKYFNFSTVIPGHYRTFPILEQSAQVLADGLPGVDVIEPQVLEAIRL
- the rpmG gene encoding 50S ribosomal protein L33, giving the protein MAKPTTIKIRLNSTAGTGHFYVTKKNARTMTEKMVVRKYDPVVRKHVEYKEGKIK
- a CDS encoding MerR family transcriptional regulator translates to MNLSIGELSRRSEIKVPTIRYYEKIGLIPEVPRNAGNQRRYGAVDLDRLKFIRHARDLGFDLDSIRDLLEMSERPLQSCHAADSIARTHLEAIRARIHQLTLLQHELERMVSECRQGRVCDCRVIEVLANHAECTTDHGRVAPARPGDGPAG
- a CDS encoding heavy metal translocating P-type ATPase; amino-acid sequence: MSQTAKHPANLTFRVEGMDCASCAATIKTALSGMTGVGDVEVSVARERMTLTASDDLAGQRTIENTLKTLGYTATRLPDAANDPGPRGPDHAERPRRRIAEPGQHTQMFRIDGMDCASCASTITSALAPLPGVANPDVSIAREILTMDLDQDRTPIDEIERIVGQLGFTATHVSDETPGARTPGAQDNPWWRKPRGLHLLASLALCAAGLALTRIAPAFEAHVFTAIALFAIFPIARRALAAARLGAVFTIQMLMTIAAIGAILIGEQLEALAVVVLFMIGELLEGLAAEKARSGIKALGRLLPRDARVDDDGTIRQIPADSLRIGQVVVARPGDRIAADGEIVDGISSVDESPVTGESVPVTKSAGDAVFAGTVNHDATLRIRVSRAPEDNTIARIIALVENAQDARAPTERFIERFSRIYMPVVLLIALAVVIVPPLTGLGTWETWIYRGLALLLIGCPCALVISVPAAIASSLSAGARHGILIKGGAVVENIARTGRVVFDKTGTLTEGRPVVTDIVAVDGDDAALLALATAIERESSHPLANAITAAAETRGIAAPAGDSVHIVPGKGMAGRVAGRAVFIGAPRFAADHAPLADDLSGRIGALEREGKTVAVVVADGAVAGLIALRDEPRQDARAGLADLKAAGVSALMMTGDNARTASAIAGDLGIEAVAEMLPEEKAGRVRELARAETVIMVGDGVNDAPALAEATVGVAIGSGTDVAMEAADAALMRNVIGDVARMIGLSRATMRNVRQNVVIALGLKAVFLVTTVTGLSGLWMAVLADTGATVLVTLNAMRLLGFLGRRGD
- a CDS encoding MFS transporter, with product MIQPLRNITFRWLFAAQVLSLLGVGLMTAALSLGAWRIGGAETAGPMLGLIFALKMIAYVGLAPLAEAALARVPRRRALIGLDLARLLLLLPMALVEGWGVIAALTFVFFAASAAFTPMFQALIPAILPEKSDYAQALALSRLAYTLETLLSPVLVGVALVLISSQFLFTLAALCFIGSVAALVRARIADQVQTGSRGRFWARATRGLHIYARTPRLRGLFLMNAGLSLAMAWILVNSVVYAGARLGDAEAYFPWLMGGLGVGSALMAPLVPLLLRRFSERSLIAAGGLGFALLTPVILLAPPVGGLVLLWAGFGAASTLVLTPGGLVLTRSAAEADRPAVFAAQFSLSHAGWLLAYPLAGWLGAALDPAIALVVLGAGCAVVVIAGLRAWPADDPAERVHAHPDLPSDHPHLAGDLAGDHAPTGGSVHKHEFHVDELHPSWDMEPLDADGTSRRKA
- a CDS encoding NAD(P)-binding domain-containing protein; amino-acid sequence: MPDETSAMPIDGAGLPALEARLREDLDYLCWPGKPWVPERRKGDEPVADVVIVGGGMCGLVTWLALRTAGIERIRVIDRSPEGREGPWVTYARMRTLRSPKQLTGPAYGHGALTFQAWFRAQFGTAAWEELDKIPRPMWMDYLRWYRKALGVPVENGVSLDRVDPEGDLLRLHLSGAPEASVLTRKLIMATGRDGTGVPNIPGFMDGVSRRFWAHSSDDIDFDALRGRRVAVVGVGASAVDNAAEALERGAAEVRHLIRRAEMPTINKMMGIGSFGFVAGYCDLSDEWRWRFMNYSFVTQTPSPRGSTLRVSQHDNAHFHFDCPVTRVEESGDGLRLSLGKDKVLDTDFLILGTGFATDPMARTEFGAAAGDIALWQDVYAPPEGEENRELALFPYLNGDFSFREKVPGTAPWLENVYCFNFGATASLGKVSGDIPGVSDGAQWLATALSAKLYEEDIAAHWQGLQDYATPELLGDEWTASAVPEPVAAAAGKGAVA
- a CDS encoding peroxidase-related enzyme (This protein belongs to a clade of uncharacterized proteins related to peroxidases such as the alkylhydroperoxidase AhpD.); the encoded protein is MSDVIGKFTRNVPDWRPRVAPVRLDEATPAQLDALQVTPSNTKVSDYVLTLAHDVETLKVRSPLFNAIMYDSGGMSRAERELSALAASMVNRCIYCAAVHAARHAQLAKDTTVTDELFAKGEDADLSPRDRAIFDLAFALAKTPSEATPEQMQALRDAGLDDAEIFDLILSSALFGWANRLMHILGDPVRKGSA
- a CDS encoding NAD/NADP-dependent octopine/nopaline dehydrogenase family protein — protein: MTMGTDTGAPIRVGIAGAGSVAFGSAALLKQNGHDPMLWSPSGAGTAGLGEGRVLTADGAVGIAFAPAVAASARALAEDNDVILIAVPGYGHRAVMDALVPHLRAGQPVIMSSHASFGALYLAERLAARGIVAPITAWGTTAVTGRRTGPDRVQVNTVRAQVDLCTLPEADTAAGLALCTALFGDRFVMRDGLLAITLSNLNPQNHMGIALANMTRMEHGETWGQGANVTPNVGRLLEALDAERLAIAAELGLTVRTIFEHFHLSFHVPVASISDMNRQIHREGRGGTGPASADSRYVTEDVPFGLAVTAALGRLVGRPALLHEAGVQIFSAMYGRDFAAENDLLPAIGLDRMSLEDLRDALRAGRLPSLPDAGAENRTAATNAVQ